A single genomic interval of Helianthus annuus cultivar XRQ/B chromosome 6, HanXRQr2.0-SUNRISE, whole genome shotgun sequence harbors:
- the LOC110944447 gene encoding uncharacterized protein LOC110944447, whose product MEVWHNIRNRDNPVSWVNMVWFGQCIPRHSFHLWLVIKNKLRTQDRLRVWEAGSETNLRLMCCPLCQHDRDSRDHLFFSCDFASQVWREVRAMVDMDTVSGSWVSILEWMERYSNSNTLDRVVCKLVIAAAAYYIWQERNNRLFNRSQGSVSQIAEKIKHTVQLRLMDFKLQKRMDYKRVVTRWQIPERVLIEDPG is encoded by the coding sequence ATGGAAGTTTGGCACAACATTCGTAACCGAGATAATCCTGTTAGCTGGGTGAATATGGTTTGGTTCGGCCAGTGTATTCCCCGGCATTCTTTTCACCTTTGGCTAGTTATTAAAAATAAGCTCCGAACACAGGACCGGTTGCGTGTTTGGGAAGCGGGTAGTGAAACAAACTTAAGACTCATGTGCTGCCCACTTTGCCAGCATGACAGAGACTCTAGAGATCATTTGTTTTTCTCTTGTGATTTTGCTTCGCAGGTTTGGAGGGAAGTAAGGGCTATGGTTGATATGGATACCGTCTCTGGATCTTGGGTTTCCATTTTGGAGTGGATGGAACGGTACTCGAATTCTAATACTCTAGATCGAGTGGTTTGTAAGCTGGTGATAGCTGCTGCGGCTTATTATATTTGGCAGGAACGCAACAATAGGCTTTTCAACAGAAGTCAGGGTTCGGTGAGCCAGATTGCCGAGAAGATTAAACATACTGTCCAACTTCGGTTGATGGATTTCAAGCTTCAAAAGCGAATGGATTACAAAAGAGTTGTAACGAGATGGCAGATCCCAGAAAGGGTGCTGATTGAAGACCCGGGTTAA
- the LOC110863795 gene encoding probable E3 ubiquitin-protein ligase RNF144A, which produces MARSNVIIIEDDNEDDEIFVINSATQFQACSSSKKPLLLNKKRKRESKTLYSFCGICMDTKTASEMFDNTGICNHLFCSDCIRQHVAVKIKENLTKVKCPDPSCKGVIGPEACRSIVPKEVLERWESILCESVIMESQKFYCPFKDCSAMLVDDGGVVVTQSECPNCNRLFCAQCKVAWHCGISCVEFQSLKKDERNPNDILLMNLAKEKRWKRCPNCKRFVEKVSGCNYIACRCGKGFQYNIS; this is translated from the exons ATGGCTCGCAGTAATGTTATCATCATTGAAGATGATAATGAAGATGATGAAATCTTTGTTATTAATTCGGCTACCCAATTTCAAGCATGTTCATCATCCAAGAAACCATTACtactaaataaaaaaagaaaaagagaaagtaAAACACTGTATAGCTTCTGTGGCATTTGCATGGACACAAAGACAGCCTCTGAGATGTTTGACAACACCGGCATTTGTAACCATCTCTTTTGCTCAGACTGCATCAGGCAACACGTAGCGGTTAAAATCAAGGAGAACTTGACAAAGGTTAAGTGCCCAGACCCTAGTTGCAAAGGGGTGATAGGGCCGGAAGCATGTCGGTCCATTGTTCCAAAGGAAGTGTTGGAAAGATGGGAGAGCATTCTTTGTGAGTCTGTCATCATGGAGTCTCAGAAGTTCTACTGCCCCTTTAAGGACTGTTCTGCAATGTTGGTGGATGACGGTGGGGTCGTTGTAACGCAATCAGAATGCCCGAATTGCAATCGCCTGTTTTGCGCGCAGTGTAAGGTTGCATGGCATTGTGGGATCAGTTGTGTTGAGTTTCAAAGCTTGAAAAAGGACGAGAGAAATCCAAATGATATCTTGTTAATGAATCTTGCAAAGGAAAAAAGATGGAAGAGGTGCCCAAACTGCAAGCGTTTTGTGGAAAAAGTTAGTGGTTGCAACTACATAGCTTGCAG GTGTGGGAAAGGTTTCCAATACAACATATCCTAA